One Rhipicephalus microplus isolate Deutch F79 chromosome 4, USDA_Rmic, whole genome shotgun sequence genomic window carries:
- the LOC119172362 gene encoding transmembrane protein 169, whose amino-acid sequence MTEVERPSFIPPRKRNGNKSSPRSVSTKQQNNGICSDHRTVPAARPCSAATSPVKTPDSDRSCGPAGPRPHRKLSVEFQLDPEERDPDQWTTDRSQATDNVSTDGELSSVTERSSLRADGDRYVTMTGTIKRGKKKGATIDMKVNISREELDEIESSIKDQKTSDEEDDCFFGMSRGPHVLFLSFVLMPVVFVISAGNSFYLGTMTWYNILVVLSEKRSIFHKVLLSPFWIIFYPFLIVPAVIGLGVYAAAVQISWEYDKWKREVPDWEKGFYGWLCCLLHMEECSPYDVVVLTDVQRADEAQPQKSTADTPV is encoded by the coding sequence ATGACGGAAGTGGAACGCCCCTCCTTCATTCCTCCTCGGAAAAGAAACGGCAACAAGTCTTCGCCGCGATCGGTGAGCACGAAGCAGCAGAACAACGGAATATGCTCAGATCACCGAACGGTGCCGGCGGCCAGGCCATGCAGCGCCGCTACGAGCCCCGTCAAGACCCCCGACAGCGATCGCAGCTGCGGGCCAGCAGGCCCGCGGCCTCACCGCAAGCTGTCAGTCGAGTTCCAGCTCGATCCGGAAGAGCGGGACCCGGACCAGTGGACCACGGACAGGTCTCAAGCAACGGACAACGTTAGCACGGACGGAGAACTGTCCAGCGTCACCGAGCGGTCTTCGCTGAGGGCCGACGGGGACCGCTACGTGACTATGACGGGAACCATCAAACGGGGCAAGAAGAAAGGCGCCACGATCGACATGAAGGTGAACATTTCTCGGGAAGAGCTGGACGAGATCGAGAGCAGCATCAAGGATCAGAAGACCAGCGACGAGGAGGACGACTGTTTCTTCGGCATGAGCAGAGGCCCGCACGTGCTGTTCCTCTCCTTCGTGCTGATGCCTGTTGTGTTCGTCATCTCGGCCGGCAATTCCTTCTACTTGGGCACCATGACGTGGTACAACATCCTCGTGGTCCTCAGCGAGAAGCGCTCCATATTCCACAAGGTGCTGCTCAGCCCATTCTGGATCATCTTCTACCCATTTCTCATCGTGCCGGCCGTGATCGGGCTCGGCGTGTACGCGGCTGCCGTCCAGATCTCGTGGGAGTACGACAAGTGGAAGCGAGAGGTGCCCGACTGGGAGAAGGGCTTCTACGGCTGGCTCTGCTGTCTCTTACACATGGAAGAGTGCAGTCCCTACGACGTCGTCGTGCTCACCGACGTCCAGCGAGCCGACGAAGCGCAGCCGCAGAAGTCCACGGCGGACACACCTGTCTAG